In Rattus norvegicus strain BN/NHsdMcwi chromosome 1, GRCr8, whole genome shotgun sequence, a genomic segment contains:
- the Or10am5 gene encoding olfactory receptor Olr3 produces the protein MPPSWAAPPWANQSRTHELEFVLLGFAHVPSLRPMLAALFLAAFLLTLLGNTLIVLLTSLDLGLRKPMYFFLRQLALVEICFSLDVAPRLLVTLLQPGRGVSSTSCALQLLLVLSCVTSECFLLTVMAWDRFLAICRPLRYGAIMSPQLCHLLATTCWLAGIPVALVFTIWLFKFPFCGARGIRHFFCDIAPLLNLVCADTRVFEANVFVATVLVIMVPFCLIATSYVMILAAVLRMPSASGRHKVLSTCASHLIVVILFYGTTGVIHLRPKASYSPESKQVVSLSYTMVTPMLNPLIYSLRNKEVKAAFGRVCCGR, from the coding sequence ATGCCACCTTCCTGGGCAGCGCCACCCTGGGCCAATCAGAGCCGCACACATGAGCTGGAGTTCGTGCTGTTGGGTTTTGCACACGTGCCTTCATTACGCCCGATGCTCGCAGCGCTCTTCCTAGCAGCCTTCCTGCTCACGTTGTTAGGCAACACGCTCATCGTCTTGCTCACCAGCCTGGACTTAGGACTCCGCAagcccatgtacttcttccttcgTCAGCTGGCGCTGGTGGAGATCTGCTTCTCACTGGATGTAGCACCCCGTCTGCTGGTGACCCTGCTGCAGCCTGGACGTGGGGTGTCCTCCACGAGCTGTGCCCTGCAGTTGCTCCTTGTGCTGTCCTGTGTCACATCTGAGTGCTTCCTCCTAACGGTCATGGCCTGGGACCGTTTTCTAGCCATATGCAGGCCACTGCGTTATGGTGCCATCATGAGCCCACAGCTGTGCCACCTGCTAGCTACCACCTGCTGGCTGGCGGGAATTCCTGTTGCACTCGTCTTCACTATCTGGCTCTTTAAATTCCCCTTCTGTGGGGCACGTGGTATCCGACATTTCTTCTGTGACATAGCACCTCTGCTGAATCTGGTGTGTGCAGACACCAGAGTCTTCGAGGCCAATGTGTTCGTGGCCACCGTCCTTGTCATCATGGTTCCCTTCTGTCTCATAGCCACATCCTATGTGATGATTCTGGCTGCTGTCCTTAGGATGCCATCGGCCTCTGGGCGCCACAAGGTCCTGTCTACCTGTGCCTCCCACCTTATAGTGGTAATTCTGTTTTATGGCACAACAGGGGTCATCCACTTGCGCCCCAAGGCCAGCTACTCTCCTGAGAGCAAGCAAGTGGTGTCCCTGTCGTATACCATGGTGACCCCTATGCTCAACCCCCTAATCTACAGCCTGCGGAACAAGGAGGTCAAGGCTGCCTTTGGGCGTGTGTGCTGTGGACGTTAA